One Citrus sinensis cultivar Valencia sweet orange chromosome 5, DVS_A1.0, whole genome shotgun sequence genomic window, TATGTGCACTGTTCCCAGCCTTTTCCTAAAAGATAAACCAGATAGAATAGAATTAATAATCCACACACACTGTTTCTTCCATTTGACCAATCCAATTGCGGAGAAGACCGCCCTCCCTCCCTTCCAATCATCTGAGCGGGTTGACGAGGTGGTGGCAACTGGCATCgtttattaatgttttattattattactcatgagAATAAATCATAGAATTACTAGTTACAAGCTTCGTAGAAGTaaaattgtttcattttacttctacaaagaataatatacaaattttaattttaagagtttcaaaaataattattataatctattttttattttttattttttattttttgctgtgaatttataatttataatggCATTTCCCCACAgtacttaaaataaattcaattgagaTGGGGAATTATGGTCATTTTCACATAAACTTACCAAGTTGTTAAAGTTAATGATAATTGTTGGTGGATTGAGCAATTGCTGTGAATTGATGAAATTACATGCAGTTGTCTTATTGTCTCctgattattaatttcttcaattaCAAAAATCGTGTAATTTCATTACACGGGATATTCTTGTGAgcttttaaatagaatttaagagtaatattatgtttatttactttgaaTGCTTAATTGGGATACTCATTCATGTGAGTGTCATCAATTGAGTGagttgtaaaaaataattagttaataattaataataaaatcaattaatagtACACATATGATATTAAATGATTGGTCAACAAAACGTAACCGAAAATTTGATGCCATCGCGTACtcttaagaaaataatagaagaCAACGTGCCTTAGCAtagatatttttcattaatcattaCTCTTAATTAACTTAAACTGGAATTATTTAAAACCGAAAATGTTATTTCTATATATTGCCACGGCCACGCATTAGGAGACGATGACAACTACaagattttctattaattCTACTATGTATCTCCATTTGCATGTTTACCGATGACCAAACACTTCAATTTGTATTGccaaattacaattataaaataagcaaCCAACTCTATATTCCTAATAACACGATGGTCGATTAATCtcgttataaataaaatgatttatcCCATGCATTATCagtctttaatttttgagGGGGGGAGTTTCCCGACTAGCTTACAATCAAGAGTCGGATGCTTAGATGCATGCTctaaaaaagaagatgaaatcGAAAAGAAAAATCCGTATTCAATTGAGAGATTCAACTTGTAACACGTGGGGACTTGATTGATGAAAGCAAAATTAACTAACACATGTTTATTGCTAAGaatgacaaacaaaaaaaaaagtgatgatacagccacaaattcttgtataaacttatcttgtacaaattgatgtgtcattaattcattggttgaataaaaatataaaataataaaaataaatcatgtgggtcaagtgatatttacttcaaccaattttatcatgccatatcaatttatacaaaataaatttatacaaaaatttatagttatatcattactaaaaaaaaatgaggaacacataaaaaaaaatgcgcATGCACGTTTGATGCTTTGTATTGGCTTTGGTTTGAATTATATACGATTAGGAAACTTCTATCCCATGTTCTTGTTCTAGAACATGCATTCTGTTACGATTGTTCGATTATGGCTGCTGCAGTTAAGTTTAAGTTAATAATCTTTTTGACTAGCTCGCTCATTAGGAGTCGTTGCCTGCGTGATGGTTTCTCGCAGCGCGTTGatttctttcaattatttattattaatttttttttcttttttcttttgtgtgtgtgtgtgtgggggTGGGGGGACAACATGTTATTTGTTTCCTATAGCTTCTTGTGTTTTGgatcttttttcctttaataaaaaaaagaaaaaaggaaaaaaggcgTAATGACTAATGCTCAGAGTAATGCGCGAGAAAACAGGAAGCTACTTGGAATGTATGCATAGGCCGGGGGCAGTCTTTAATATAGCTATCACTCTGTTTAGTCCAAAAACAGGTGACATATTGTGTGATCAACACGTCGTCTAAGTTGAAGTTATAATATTTAGCTGGCAGCTTAGGTGGAATCGTCTAGATTGGTACAAAAATATTACCTACTGAATTCACTTACTTAAACctataaaaatattacctATTGAATTTACTTACTGAAACGATAAAAGGAAAGTTTTTCAGTGCATACTGACAaggtttaaaatataaaaatacgaACCATTAGGCTAGGACCCTGCACTCACAACTGTGAGAATAACGGTTCGAGTCCTGACTTATTTCTTTCCTTAATtatgatatataattaaatgaatacatttttcttcttttcaaaatgtaaatggagtaaatatctttaaaaaattaaggtaaattagtcataataattatttgattgtaaatattagttgtaaatctcatataatatgagttgtaatgtGAGTATTAATCTcgtgtaattaaaaaaaaaacataaaaataatactcAAGCCTTGAGGTATGTTAAAAGCTTCTTGGgttataattaactaattagcTGATCATGTCCTCTCATCCttgcataaataaatatccaTTTGTAACGGCAAAATAAACACCATCCTACCCAAACAAGGaaattaatattaacttataatACGATCATATGACATGCACGCTAATTAAATTTGCTGAGTGCTGACTgtaaaacgaaaaaaaaaaaaaaaaaaagcagctTGAGCCGCAAGcatcaattatattatttcagGACTTGGACAGCAGAAAAAGACGAATCAGATAACGCGTGAACACGTCATCGCTGAGGCAATAACGAAGTATTAATTCGTTgaggaagagaaaagaaagaaacgcGGACGAGTCAACAACACTTGTCAGCTAGCCCGCAGGTTGTCCATtttccataaataaatagatatggTTTCACGGGCGTACCGTCATTGCGCTTTGAAACAAATATTAGATGGGTGGTTGTTTTTCTTCATCATCGACATCGtctccttcttcctcttctccttcttctccttcatCAACATCATTGAAACACTCAACAGCAAAAGTGCTGACATTAAAAGGCGAGGTTGCGGAGTACAAGGTTCCAGTGATTGTGTCTCAGGTTCTTGCTCATCAGTTGGCGGCTCAAGCTGATCAAGAGGAAGCTCCGTCATGGTTTCTTTGCAGTTCTGACTCTTTATTATTCGACGATTACATTCCAGCTTTGGATTTAGAAGACGAGCTTGAAGctgatcaaatttattttgttcttccTACGTCAAAGCTTCAGTACAAATTGTCTGCCTCCGACATGGCGGCTTTAGCCGTCAAAGCCAGCCTTGCCCTCCAGAATGCCTCTACTGTTATTGTTCATCTTAACAACAGCAGAAGAAAGATTAATCCTCCTGCGGCTGCTGCTAGAAACAGAATTTCTCCATCTCCTGCACCAGCCTCCTCCTTcgattttcaatttcatcacCAGAAACCCGTTTCCCGGGCTAATTTTGGAATCTCGAGATCTGCTTCTGTTAGAAAATTCCAAAGATACACTTCTAGACGCACTAAATTGGCTGTTCGTTCTTTTAGACTCAGATTAGCCACCATTTTTGAAGGCATCGTTATGTAGAGACATAAagcattcttttttttgtaattaattaattgtaattttgccTGCCGGGTGGCCAGCTGGgagcttaattaatttctttgcaACCAGCCAATATATCCCtgtaattgattaattatttgtaaacGATTAATGCATTTATCTACTACATCCTACAGAGGAGAAGAAACATAGATAGATCGGACTATCAtttagcatatatatatatatatgtgtgtatgtatataccagaattttatctttaacCAATCAATGATCATtcaaagatatatatatatgtcacCCTATATTACCTTAAGtgtaacatacacacactcacaacaacaataacaaatcTCATCATTAGTACTGTTGTtgtgagtgtgtatgttacactCAACGTAACATAACAGTggcctatatatatatatatatattttttttttttaacgtttctgagaaaaaaaaggaatcatGATCTTTGTTGTGCAAGGCATCTTAAAATTGACATGACCGCAAATCCACCTGCAAGTGTCAATGCCGTTATTTTATACTggtattattgaaaaaatcaaataaaatcaagataTTCGGCAACAGAACAGTTGTTGACTTTTAGCTACAACAtgcatttttcaaactttatgACTTTGTTGATTGACCAACGCGTTTTGAGTTGCCGTACCAGTAGTCTCGTACACACGCGCAAATGTctgcatattttaaaatataaatttgttatataatttataagtatttttgttattttttattcaattaactAATATACAATATGGTATACaattaagaagaagaagaagaatttttaCTTATCTTCgtgtattatatttaattaattaattactcaCACATGAATGCCCGCATATTTCAAAATGTGAATTCGTTATAGgctaatgctaagttacatgcatgtaccttacactcctctcacatgaatagtgaatGATGTGGGTCCactcactattcatgtgagagggttgTAAGGTACATCCATGTAACTTAGAGAGATCCTTCGTTATATGGTgtattagtatttttattatttttcattcaattaaCTAATATACAATCCAAAATCCGAACCCGAATAGTTTACagttaagaagaagaagaacttTTACTTATCTCTGTgtcttatatttaattaattaattacgcgcacacacacaaaaaatgATGTATGCATGTTTTAAAATGTGAATATGTTATGTGGTGTATtagtattttcattcaattaacTAATATACAATATGGTATATACAATCCAAACAtgataagaagaagaagaagatgatgaagacgAAACTGAAAGGTTTACagttaagaagaaaaagaagaagaagacgaaCTCGAAAGGTAAGGTTTACagttaagaagaagaagaagaaacagaaacatagtttttttttttttttaccctctTCTGCCAACTTTTTGCTCTTTACAAAACTCGGTAAgtcaaattgttttttttttttttgggtctcagcaaatacaaataaagaaccCCCAAATCCACCCTCTGAGAATTTTCCAAGGTTGTTTGTGAATCGAGTTATCTGAAAATGGGCTTGTACAGGGAGCTATATTGTGTTAGAGCCCATGAGCTTTGTTGGAAAAGCCctctaaatatttttggttAACATCTTTCAGATACGTTCTTTCCTGTTCCCAACCCGGCAACAAGGCAACAGTACCTGCCTGttgttgtaataataataataatttaatattcgAGATGATGTTGTAAATCAAAAGCATTTATTAAGTTTAAATCAAATTAGCcgtaaaatgtttaaaaatatcCCTTCATTCGAGGAGAGATTTTAGAGCACTTTTATTGTACTAAATCCACTTGATATATGCATAATATatgtacatttattttaaaaatcatatttaatatatatatatatatataaaataagtgtGGTATAACACAGATATGGGAAAATCTCTCCGCCTAGGTGATGCCCCCCTAGAttgtacaaattaattgtCACCTAATATGTGAGTGATATGTTTCCAACTTTTAACAGCAGAAACTGTGCTTGTCCCCTATAAATTTGCTGTGTCAACTTCTCAGAGTACACGTGTCATTCTTATCATGTTAACGGCATCTTTATCTTAAGTTATATAATAAACTCGTATTCTaagcataaatttaatttattctataaTATATGCACACACGTGCGGTGCTGTCTTTAACTGTCGGCCATTATTGATTATTCCATTCATCTCAAGACAAACTTATCTTCATCTTATAAACCAATCGAAAAGATCTGATGCACTACGGTATGCATGCCCCGATAATCATGACCAACTGGGTGTTGCCAACTAATATATACAACTCAAATCAGGAAATTATAACTCAATTAAACATGTAAAAGTATAATATCAAAACGAAAACTTTCATGCATCGACAGTCCACTAATATAAGACACAGGCACCTAATTTGCTTTCGATCATCCTAAATCATAGAGTGATTAATATGTAAATGTCTAggttaatttctctttaatggGACGGAAAGCAAAGGCAAAAAGCTAGCTAttcctttctttttgaaaattacaaagtgcttttgctttgtttttatttatttatttttttagtaaaattaatacaataaaatgttatttgttaattgaaataaaaatgaaaatctcaCCTATCAAACTCGAACGCTTATCccttataattatttgaatttggatGACAGAAAGTGTAAAACACATTCACAACTAATCTAGCTACCGACATGATCAATGCTTAGTTACGTTAAACATTTCCTGCTATTGCTTTGCTTTAATAGAACATCATAATGACTAAAACCCCATATCACCAGTATGTGCTTAATGTCATGCATTCACAATAGGCACAGAAGCAGCTAAAATTCAATTGGAGCATGACATGATTGATAGTGACTCGTTATGAAAAAAGAAGCTTACCAGAGTGCAAGATTAACTTTATATAAAGCATAAAAGATGTGGGCAAGCATGcggatctttatattttgtttttttttggcttgaaTGAGTCGACACAATGCCAAATCATCtgtatattttaagttttaacccATTTTAAacagaaatatatatatatataaacagaAATTAGTGGGTGTCTCAtcttttggaaaaatttctATTCGGTGGGATGGGAAAAAGTATTTGGGTCGCATTGCAtggattaataataattgaatcaTGAGAATGGAGAATGGAgaacagagagagagagagagagagaggggtgAAGCGTGCACAAACCTACTTCTCTTGATAGTCAATATTTTGTGGGCCGGAAAGTCTATATGATTTGATAGCAGGGAAGGGATGA contains:
- the LOC102616088 gene encoding uncharacterized protein LOC102616088; this translates as MGGCFSSSSTSSPSSSSPSSPSSTSLKHSTAKVLTLKGEVAEYKVPVIVSQVLAHQLAAQADQEEAPSWFLCSSDSLLFDDYIPALDLEDELEADQIYFVLPTSKLQYKLSASDMAALAVKASLALQNASTVIVHLNNSRRKINPPAAAARNRISPSPAPASSFDFQFHHQKPVSRANFGISRSASVRKFQRYTSRRTKLAVRSFRLRLATIFEGIVM